From Peromyscus maniculatus bairdii isolate BWxNUB_F1_BW_parent chromosome 8, HU_Pman_BW_mat_3.1, whole genome shotgun sequence, a single genomic window includes:
- the LOC107401267 gene encoding uncharacterized protein LOC107401267 isoform X1 gives MRVREEGTRVPGAGRVTARPRSIMGLVVRLVEPSFSDHQRRSGTDFLKGRTESRARPKRRPYLDARKLNPSSRHRIGKRMSNGAKKTVLPLHCSARIGMRLSKDSSRWQPPTSTPWGSLPKGNDWVQMASFLNDQSRRALPQGSLAECGESANGLCGSQLQLLKEPRRPGREMDRDVHRAVFKYRINCLIVSKWLTLLSFSGHSPLEWDWILPPGVS, from the exons ATGCGGGTGAGAGAGGAGGGGACCCGAGTGCCCGGAGCTGGGCGAGTTACAGCTCGGCCCCGCAGCATCATGGGGCTTGTAGTCCGCCTGGTGGAACCGAGCTTTTCGGATCACCAGAGACGGTCTGGAACTGATTTCCTGAAAGGGAGGACAGAGAGTCGGGCCCGGCCGAAACGGAGGCCTTACTTGGATGCCAG AAAGTTAAACCCATCTTCCAGACATCGCATTGGAAAGAGAATGTCTAACGGGGCGAAGAAGACCGTCCTTCCCCTCCATTGCTCAGCAAGAATCGGGATGAGGCTGAGCAAAGACAGCAGCAGGTGGcagcctcccacctccaccccatggGGGTCCCTGCCTAAGGGAAATGACTGGGTCCAGATGGCCTCCTTCCTGAATGACCAGAGCAGACGAGCCCTTCCACAAGGATCCCTTGCAGAGTGTGGTGAGAGTGCAAATGGCCTCTGTGGCAGCCAACTGCAACTGTTAAAAGAACCAAGACGCCCTGGAAGAGAAATGGATCGTGATGTCCACAGAGCTGTGTTTAAATACCGCATCAACTGCTTGATCGTAAGCAAATGGCTTACACTTCTGAGTTTCTCGGGCCACTCGCCTCTTGAATGGGATTGGATACTACCTCCTGGGGTGAGCTAA
- the LOC107401267 gene encoding uncharacterized protein LOC107401267 isoform X2 produces MRVREEGTRVPGAGRVTARPRSIMGLVVRLVEPSFSDHQRRSGTDFLKGRTESRARPKRRPYLDARHRIGKRMSNGAKKTVLPLHCSARIGMRLSKDSSRWQPPTSTPWGSLPKGNDWVQMASFLNDQSRRALPQGSLAECGESANGLCGSQLQLLKEPRRPGREMDRDVHRAVFKYRINCLIVSKWLTLLSFSGHSPLEWDWILPPGVS; encoded by the exons ATGCGGGTGAGAGAGGAGGGGACCCGAGTGCCCGGAGCTGGGCGAGTTACAGCTCGGCCCCGCAGCATCATGGGGCTTGTAGTCCGCCTGGTGGAACCGAGCTTTTCGGATCACCAGAGACGGTCTGGAACTGATTTCCTGAAAGGGAGGACAGAGAGTCGGGCCCGGCCGAAACGGAGGCCTTACTTGGATGCCAG ACATCGCATTGGAAAGAGAATGTCTAACGGGGCGAAGAAGACCGTCCTTCCCCTCCATTGCTCAGCAAGAATCGGGATGAGGCTGAGCAAAGACAGCAGCAGGTGGcagcctcccacctccaccccatggGGGTCCCTGCCTAAGGGAAATGACTGGGTCCAGATGGCCTCCTTCCTGAATGACCAGAGCAGACGAGCCCTTCCACAAGGATCCCTTGCAGAGTGTGGTGAGAGTGCAAATGGCCTCTGTGGCAGCCAACTGCAACTGTTAAAAGAACCAAGACGCCCTGGAAGAGAAATGGATCGTGATGTCCACAGAGCTGTGTTTAAATACCGCATCAACTGCTTGATCGTAAGCAAATGGCTTACACTTCTGAGTTTCTCGGGCCACTCGCCTCTTGAATGGGATTGGATACTACCTCCTGGGGTGAGCTAA
- the Git1 gene encoding ARF GTPase-activating protein GIT1 isoform X1, whose translation MSRKGPRAEVCADCSAPDPGWASISRGVLVCDECCSVHRSLGRHISIVKHLRHSAWPPTLLQMVHTLASNGANSIWEHSLLDPAQVQSGRRKANPQDKVHPIKSEFIRAKYQMLAFVHKLPCRDDDGVTAKDLSKQLHSSVRTGNLETCLRLLSLGAQANFFHPEKGTTPLHVAAKAGQTLQAELLVVYGADPGSPDVNGRTPIDYARQAGHHELAERLVECQYELTDRLAFYLCGRKPDHKNGHYIIPQMADRSRQKCMSQSLDLSELAKAAKKKLQALSNRLFEELAMDVYDEVDRRENDAVWLATQNHSTLVTERSAVPFLPVNPEYSATRNQGRQKLARFNAREFATLIIDILSEAKRRQQGKSLSSPTDNLELSARSQSDLDDQHDYDSVASDEDTDQEPLPSTGATRNNRARSMDSSDLSDGAVTLQEYLELKKALATSEAKVQQLMKVNSSLSDELRRLQREIHKLQAENLQLRQPPGPAPTPPLPSERAEHTPMGPGGSTHRRDRQAFSMYEPGSALKPFGGAPGDELTTRLQPFHSTELEDDAIYSVHVPAGLYRIRKGVSASSVPFTPSSPLLSCSQEGSRHASKLSRHGSGADSDYENTQSGDPLLGLEGKRFLELGKEDELHPELESLDGDLDPGLPSTEDVILKTEQVTKNIQELLRAAQEFKHDSFVPCSEKIHLAVTEMASLFPKRPALEPVRSSLRLLNASAYRLQSECRKTVPPEPGAPVDFQLLTQQVIQCAYDIAKAAKQLVTITTREKKQ comes from the exons ATGTCCCGGAAGGGGCCGCGAGCGGAGGTGTGTGCGGACTGCAGCGCCCCGG ACCCTGGCTGGGCATCTATCAGCAGAGGTGTGCTGGTCTGCGACGAGTGCTGCAGCGTGCACCGCAGCCTGGGACGCCACATCTCCATTGTCAAGCACCTTCGCCACAGCGCCTGGCCTCCTACCCTGCTGCAG ATGGTGCACACGCTTGCCAGCAACGGGGCCAACTCCATCTGGGAGCACTCCCTGCTAGACCCTGCGCAGGTGCAAAGTGGCCGGCGCAAAGCCAACCCCCAAGACAAAGTCCA CCCCATCAAGTCAGAGTTCATCAGGGCAAAGTACCAGATGCTGGCGTTTGTGCACAAgcttccctgccgtgatgatgATGGGGTCACTGCCAAAGACCTCAGCAAG CAATTGCACTCGAGTGTGCGAACAGGCAACTTGGAGACATGTCTGCGCCTGCTTTCCCTGGGTGCCCAGGCCAACTTCTTTCACCCAGAAAAGGGCACTACACCCCTACATGTGGCTGCCAAGGCAGGGCAGACTCTGCAGGCTGAGCTGCTGGTGGTGTACGGGGCTGACCCCGGCTCCCCTGACGTCAACGGCCGCACGCCAATTGACTATGCCAG GCAGGCGGGGCACCATGAACTGGCAGAAAGGCTAGTTGAGTGCCAGTATGAGCTCACTGACCGGTTGGCCTTCTACCTCTGTGGACGCAAGCCCG atCACAAGAATGGGCATTACATCATCCCACAGATGGCTGACAG ATCTCGGCAGAAGTGCATGTCTCAGAG CCTGGATCTGTCTGAattggccaaagctgccaagaaGAAGCTGCAAGCA CTCAGCAACCGGCTCTTTGAGGAACTTGCCATGGATGTGTATGATGAGGTGGATCGGAGAGAAAATGATGCTG tgtgGCTGGCTACTCAGAACCACAGCACCCTGGTGACGGAGCGCAGTGCTGTACCCTTCCTGCCAGTCAATCCTGAATACTCAGCTACTCGGAACCAg GGACGACAGAAGTTGGCTCGGTTTAATGCGCGAGAGTTTGCCACCTTGATCATCGACATTCTCAGTGAGGCCAAACGGAGGCAGCAGGGCAAGAGTCTGAGCAGCCCCACAG ACAACCTCGAGCTGTCTGCACGGAGCCAGAGCGATCTGGATGACCAGCACGATTACGACAGTGTGGCTTCCGACGAAGACACAGACCAGGAGCCCCTGCCCAGCACAGGCGCCACTCGGAACAACCGTGCCAGG AGCATGGACTCCTCAGACCTGTCCGATGGGGCTGTGACGCTGCAGGAGTACCTGGAGCTGAAGAAGGCTCTGGCCACCTCCGAGGCCAAAGTCCAGCAGCTCATGAAGGTCAACAGCAGCCTGAGTGATGAGCTCCGGAGGCTGCAGAGGGAG ATCCACAAACTGCAGGCAGAGAACCTGCAGCTCCGGCAGCCGCCAGGGCCAGCGCCTACACCCCCACTTCCCAGTGAACGGGCGGAACACACACCCATGGGGCCAGGTGGAAGCACCCATCGCAGGGACCGCCAGGCCTTCTCCATGTACGAGCCAGGCTCTGCCCTGAAGCCCTTCGGAGGTGCACCTGGGGACGAGCTCACCACACGGCTCCAGCCTTTCCACAGCACT GAGCTGGAAGATGATGCCATCTATTCGGTGCATGTCCCTGCTGGCCTTTATCGG ATCCGGAAGGGGGTGTCTGCCTCCTCTGTGCCCTTCACTCCATCCTCCCCATTGCTGTCGTGCTCCCAAGAAGGAAGTCGCCACGCG AGCAAGCTTTCACGCCATGGCAGTGGTGCAGACAGTGACTATGAAAACACACAGAGTGGGGATCCTCTGCTTGG ACTTGAAGGGAAGCGATTCCTAGAGCTGGGTAAGGAAGATGAGCTGCACCCTGAGCTGGAGAGCCTGGACGGAGACCTAGACCCCGggctccccagcactgaggacgTCATCCTAAAGACGGAGCAGGTCACCAAGAACATTCAGGAACTATTGCGGGCCGCCCAGGAGTTCAAACATGACAG CTTTGTGCCCTGTTCAGAAAAGATCCATTTGGCTGTGACTGAGATGGCCTCTCTCTTCCCAAAG AGGCCAGCCCTGGAGCCTGTGCGCAGTTCACTGCGGCTGCTTAATGCCAGCGCCTACAGGCTGCAGAGCGAATGCCGGAAGACAGTGCCTCCAGAGCCTGGCGCCCCTGTGGACTTCCAGCTGCTGACTCAGCAGGTGATCCAATGCGCCTATGACATCGCCAAGGCTGCCAAGCAGCTGGTCACCATCACCACCCGAGAGAAGAAGCAGTGA
- the Git1 gene encoding ARF GTPase-activating protein GIT1 isoform X2 produces MSRKGPRAEVCADCSAPDPGWASISRGVLVCDECCSVHRSLGRHISIVKHLRHSAWPPTLLQMVHTLASNGANSIWEHSLLDPAQVQSGRRKANPQDKVHPIKSEFIRAKYQMLAFVHKLPCRDDDGVTAKDLSKQLHSSVRTGNLETCLRLLSLGAQANFFHPEKGTTPLHVAAKAGQTLQAELLVVYGADPGSPDVNGRTPIDYARQAGHHELAERLVECQYELTDRLAFYLCGRKPDHKNGHYIIPQMADSLDLSELAKAAKKKLQALSNRLFEELAMDVYDEVDRRENDAVWLATQNHSTLVTERSAVPFLPVNPEYSATRNQGRQKLARFNAREFATLIIDILSEAKRRQQGKSLSSPTDNLELSARSQSDLDDQHDYDSVASDEDTDQEPLPSTGATRNNRARSMDSSDLSDGAVTLQEYLELKKALATSEAKVQQLMKVNSSLSDELRRLQREIHKLQAENLQLRQPPGPAPTPPLPSERAEHTPMGPGGSTHRRDRQAFSMYEPGSALKPFGGAPGDELTTRLQPFHSTELEDDAIYSVHVPAGLYRIRKGVSASSVPFTPSSPLLSCSQEGSRHASKLSRHGSGADSDYENTQSGDPLLGLEGKRFLELGKEDELHPELESLDGDLDPGLPSTEDVILKTEQVTKNIQELLRAAQEFKHDSFVPCSEKIHLAVTEMASLFPKRPALEPVRSSLRLLNASAYRLQSECRKTVPPEPGAPVDFQLLTQQVIQCAYDIAKAAKQLVTITTREKKQ; encoded by the exons ATGTCCCGGAAGGGGCCGCGAGCGGAGGTGTGTGCGGACTGCAGCGCCCCGG ACCCTGGCTGGGCATCTATCAGCAGAGGTGTGCTGGTCTGCGACGAGTGCTGCAGCGTGCACCGCAGCCTGGGACGCCACATCTCCATTGTCAAGCACCTTCGCCACAGCGCCTGGCCTCCTACCCTGCTGCAG ATGGTGCACACGCTTGCCAGCAACGGGGCCAACTCCATCTGGGAGCACTCCCTGCTAGACCCTGCGCAGGTGCAAAGTGGCCGGCGCAAAGCCAACCCCCAAGACAAAGTCCA CCCCATCAAGTCAGAGTTCATCAGGGCAAAGTACCAGATGCTGGCGTTTGTGCACAAgcttccctgccgtgatgatgATGGGGTCACTGCCAAAGACCTCAGCAAG CAATTGCACTCGAGTGTGCGAACAGGCAACTTGGAGACATGTCTGCGCCTGCTTTCCCTGGGTGCCCAGGCCAACTTCTTTCACCCAGAAAAGGGCACTACACCCCTACATGTGGCTGCCAAGGCAGGGCAGACTCTGCAGGCTGAGCTGCTGGTGGTGTACGGGGCTGACCCCGGCTCCCCTGACGTCAACGGCCGCACGCCAATTGACTATGCCAG GCAGGCGGGGCACCATGAACTGGCAGAAAGGCTAGTTGAGTGCCAGTATGAGCTCACTGACCGGTTGGCCTTCTACCTCTGTGGACGCAAGCCCG atCACAAGAATGGGCATTACATCATCCCACAGATGGCTGACAG CCTGGATCTGTCTGAattggccaaagctgccaagaaGAAGCTGCAAGCA CTCAGCAACCGGCTCTTTGAGGAACTTGCCATGGATGTGTATGATGAGGTGGATCGGAGAGAAAATGATGCTG tgtgGCTGGCTACTCAGAACCACAGCACCCTGGTGACGGAGCGCAGTGCTGTACCCTTCCTGCCAGTCAATCCTGAATACTCAGCTACTCGGAACCAg GGACGACAGAAGTTGGCTCGGTTTAATGCGCGAGAGTTTGCCACCTTGATCATCGACATTCTCAGTGAGGCCAAACGGAGGCAGCAGGGCAAGAGTCTGAGCAGCCCCACAG ACAACCTCGAGCTGTCTGCACGGAGCCAGAGCGATCTGGATGACCAGCACGATTACGACAGTGTGGCTTCCGACGAAGACACAGACCAGGAGCCCCTGCCCAGCACAGGCGCCACTCGGAACAACCGTGCCAGG AGCATGGACTCCTCAGACCTGTCCGATGGGGCTGTGACGCTGCAGGAGTACCTGGAGCTGAAGAAGGCTCTGGCCACCTCCGAGGCCAAAGTCCAGCAGCTCATGAAGGTCAACAGCAGCCTGAGTGATGAGCTCCGGAGGCTGCAGAGGGAG ATCCACAAACTGCAGGCAGAGAACCTGCAGCTCCGGCAGCCGCCAGGGCCAGCGCCTACACCCCCACTTCCCAGTGAACGGGCGGAACACACACCCATGGGGCCAGGTGGAAGCACCCATCGCAGGGACCGCCAGGCCTTCTCCATGTACGAGCCAGGCTCTGCCCTGAAGCCCTTCGGAGGTGCACCTGGGGACGAGCTCACCACACGGCTCCAGCCTTTCCACAGCACT GAGCTGGAAGATGATGCCATCTATTCGGTGCATGTCCCTGCTGGCCTTTATCGG ATCCGGAAGGGGGTGTCTGCCTCCTCTGTGCCCTTCACTCCATCCTCCCCATTGCTGTCGTGCTCCCAAGAAGGAAGTCGCCACGCG AGCAAGCTTTCACGCCATGGCAGTGGTGCAGACAGTGACTATGAAAACACACAGAGTGGGGATCCTCTGCTTGG ACTTGAAGGGAAGCGATTCCTAGAGCTGGGTAAGGAAGATGAGCTGCACCCTGAGCTGGAGAGCCTGGACGGAGACCTAGACCCCGggctccccagcactgaggacgTCATCCTAAAGACGGAGCAGGTCACCAAGAACATTCAGGAACTATTGCGGGCCGCCCAGGAGTTCAAACATGACAG CTTTGTGCCCTGTTCAGAAAAGATCCATTTGGCTGTGACTGAGATGGCCTCTCTCTTCCCAAAG AGGCCAGCCCTGGAGCCTGTGCGCAGTTCACTGCGGCTGCTTAATGCCAGCGCCTACAGGCTGCAGAGCGAATGCCGGAAGACAGTGCCTCCAGAGCCTGGCGCCCCTGTGGACTTCCAGCTGCTGACTCAGCAGGTGATCCAATGCGCCTATGACATCGCCAAGGCTGCCAAGCAGCTGGTCACCATCACCACCCGAGAGAAGAAGCAGTGA
- the Git1 gene encoding ARF GTPase-activating protein GIT1 isoform X3, producing the protein MAQFWRGPLELQLHSSVRTGNLETCLRLLSLGAQANFFHPEKGTTPLHVAAKAGQTLQAELLVVYGADPGSPDVNGRTPIDYARQAGHHELAERLVECQYELTDRLAFYLCGRKPDHKNGHYIIPQMADRSRQKCMSQSLDLSELAKAAKKKLQALSNRLFEELAMDVYDEVDRRENDAVWLATQNHSTLVTERSAVPFLPVNPEYSATRNQGRQKLARFNAREFATLIIDILSEAKRRQQGKSLSSPTDNLELSARSQSDLDDQHDYDSVASDEDTDQEPLPSTGATRNNRARSMDSSDLSDGAVTLQEYLELKKALATSEAKVQQLMKVNSSLSDELRRLQREIHKLQAENLQLRQPPGPAPTPPLPSERAEHTPMGPGGSTHRRDRQAFSMYEPGSALKPFGGAPGDELTTRLQPFHSTELEDDAIYSVHVPAGLYRIRKGVSASSVPFTPSSPLLSCSQEGSRHASKLSRHGSGADSDYENTQSGDPLLGLEGKRFLELGKEDELHPELESLDGDLDPGLPSTEDVILKTEQVTKNIQELLRAAQEFKHDSFVPCSEKIHLAVTEMASLFPKRPALEPVRSSLRLLNASAYRLQSECRKTVPPEPGAPVDFQLLTQQVIQCAYDIAKAAKQLVTITTREKKQ; encoded by the exons ATGGCCCAGTTTTGGCGAGGCCCCTTGGAGCTG CAATTGCACTCGAGTGTGCGAACAGGCAACTTGGAGACATGTCTGCGCCTGCTTTCCCTGGGTGCCCAGGCCAACTTCTTTCACCCAGAAAAGGGCACTACACCCCTACATGTGGCTGCCAAGGCAGGGCAGACTCTGCAGGCTGAGCTGCTGGTGGTGTACGGGGCTGACCCCGGCTCCCCTGACGTCAACGGCCGCACGCCAATTGACTATGCCAG GCAGGCGGGGCACCATGAACTGGCAGAAAGGCTAGTTGAGTGCCAGTATGAGCTCACTGACCGGTTGGCCTTCTACCTCTGTGGACGCAAGCCCG atCACAAGAATGGGCATTACATCATCCCACAGATGGCTGACAG ATCTCGGCAGAAGTGCATGTCTCAGAG CCTGGATCTGTCTGAattggccaaagctgccaagaaGAAGCTGCAAGCA CTCAGCAACCGGCTCTTTGAGGAACTTGCCATGGATGTGTATGATGAGGTGGATCGGAGAGAAAATGATGCTG tgtgGCTGGCTACTCAGAACCACAGCACCCTGGTGACGGAGCGCAGTGCTGTACCCTTCCTGCCAGTCAATCCTGAATACTCAGCTACTCGGAACCAg GGACGACAGAAGTTGGCTCGGTTTAATGCGCGAGAGTTTGCCACCTTGATCATCGACATTCTCAGTGAGGCCAAACGGAGGCAGCAGGGCAAGAGTCTGAGCAGCCCCACAG ACAACCTCGAGCTGTCTGCACGGAGCCAGAGCGATCTGGATGACCAGCACGATTACGACAGTGTGGCTTCCGACGAAGACACAGACCAGGAGCCCCTGCCCAGCACAGGCGCCACTCGGAACAACCGTGCCAGG AGCATGGACTCCTCAGACCTGTCCGATGGGGCTGTGACGCTGCAGGAGTACCTGGAGCTGAAGAAGGCTCTGGCCACCTCCGAGGCCAAAGTCCAGCAGCTCATGAAGGTCAACAGCAGCCTGAGTGATGAGCTCCGGAGGCTGCAGAGGGAG ATCCACAAACTGCAGGCAGAGAACCTGCAGCTCCGGCAGCCGCCAGGGCCAGCGCCTACACCCCCACTTCCCAGTGAACGGGCGGAACACACACCCATGGGGCCAGGTGGAAGCACCCATCGCAGGGACCGCCAGGCCTTCTCCATGTACGAGCCAGGCTCTGCCCTGAAGCCCTTCGGAGGTGCACCTGGGGACGAGCTCACCACACGGCTCCAGCCTTTCCACAGCACT GAGCTGGAAGATGATGCCATCTATTCGGTGCATGTCCCTGCTGGCCTTTATCGG ATCCGGAAGGGGGTGTCTGCCTCCTCTGTGCCCTTCACTCCATCCTCCCCATTGCTGTCGTGCTCCCAAGAAGGAAGTCGCCACGCG AGCAAGCTTTCACGCCATGGCAGTGGTGCAGACAGTGACTATGAAAACACACAGAGTGGGGATCCTCTGCTTGG ACTTGAAGGGAAGCGATTCCTAGAGCTGGGTAAGGAAGATGAGCTGCACCCTGAGCTGGAGAGCCTGGACGGAGACCTAGACCCCGggctccccagcactgaggacgTCATCCTAAAGACGGAGCAGGTCACCAAGAACATTCAGGAACTATTGCGGGCCGCCCAGGAGTTCAAACATGACAG CTTTGTGCCCTGTTCAGAAAAGATCCATTTGGCTGTGACTGAGATGGCCTCTCTCTTCCCAAAG AGGCCAGCCCTGGAGCCTGTGCGCAGTTCACTGCGGCTGCTTAATGCCAGCGCCTACAGGCTGCAGAGCGAATGCCGGAAGACAGTGCCTCCAGAGCCTGGCGCCCCTGTGGACTTCCAGCTGCTGACTCAGCAGGTGATCCAATGCGCCTATGACATCGCCAAGGCTGCCAAGCAGCTGGTCACCATCACCACCCGAGAGAAGAAGCAGTGA
- the Git1 gene encoding ARF GTPase-activating protein GIT1 isoform X4, with translation MAQFWRGPLELQLHSSVRTGNLETCLRLLSLGAQANFFHPEKGTTPLHVAAKAGQTLQAELLVVYGADPGSPDVNGRTPIDYARQAGHHELAERLVECQYELTDRLAFYLCGRKPDHKNGHYIIPQMADSLDLSELAKAAKKKLQALSNRLFEELAMDVYDEVDRRENDAVWLATQNHSTLVTERSAVPFLPVNPEYSATRNQGRQKLARFNAREFATLIIDILSEAKRRQQGKSLSSPTDNLELSARSQSDLDDQHDYDSVASDEDTDQEPLPSTGATRNNRARSMDSSDLSDGAVTLQEYLELKKALATSEAKVQQLMKVNSSLSDELRRLQREIHKLQAENLQLRQPPGPAPTPPLPSERAEHTPMGPGGSTHRRDRQAFSMYEPGSALKPFGGAPGDELTTRLQPFHSTELEDDAIYSVHVPAGLYRIRKGVSASSVPFTPSSPLLSCSQEGSRHASKLSRHGSGADSDYENTQSGDPLLGLEGKRFLELGKEDELHPELESLDGDLDPGLPSTEDVILKTEQVTKNIQELLRAAQEFKHDSFVPCSEKIHLAVTEMASLFPKRPALEPVRSSLRLLNASAYRLQSECRKTVPPEPGAPVDFQLLTQQVIQCAYDIAKAAKQLVTITTREKKQ, from the exons ATGGCCCAGTTTTGGCGAGGCCCCTTGGAGCTG CAATTGCACTCGAGTGTGCGAACAGGCAACTTGGAGACATGTCTGCGCCTGCTTTCCCTGGGTGCCCAGGCCAACTTCTTTCACCCAGAAAAGGGCACTACACCCCTACATGTGGCTGCCAAGGCAGGGCAGACTCTGCAGGCTGAGCTGCTGGTGGTGTACGGGGCTGACCCCGGCTCCCCTGACGTCAACGGCCGCACGCCAATTGACTATGCCAG GCAGGCGGGGCACCATGAACTGGCAGAAAGGCTAGTTGAGTGCCAGTATGAGCTCACTGACCGGTTGGCCTTCTACCTCTGTGGACGCAAGCCCG atCACAAGAATGGGCATTACATCATCCCACAGATGGCTGACAG CCTGGATCTGTCTGAattggccaaagctgccaagaaGAAGCTGCAAGCA CTCAGCAACCGGCTCTTTGAGGAACTTGCCATGGATGTGTATGATGAGGTGGATCGGAGAGAAAATGATGCTG tgtgGCTGGCTACTCAGAACCACAGCACCCTGGTGACGGAGCGCAGTGCTGTACCCTTCCTGCCAGTCAATCCTGAATACTCAGCTACTCGGAACCAg GGACGACAGAAGTTGGCTCGGTTTAATGCGCGAGAGTTTGCCACCTTGATCATCGACATTCTCAGTGAGGCCAAACGGAGGCAGCAGGGCAAGAGTCTGAGCAGCCCCACAG ACAACCTCGAGCTGTCTGCACGGAGCCAGAGCGATCTGGATGACCAGCACGATTACGACAGTGTGGCTTCCGACGAAGACACAGACCAGGAGCCCCTGCCCAGCACAGGCGCCACTCGGAACAACCGTGCCAGG AGCATGGACTCCTCAGACCTGTCCGATGGGGCTGTGACGCTGCAGGAGTACCTGGAGCTGAAGAAGGCTCTGGCCACCTCCGAGGCCAAAGTCCAGCAGCTCATGAAGGTCAACAGCAGCCTGAGTGATGAGCTCCGGAGGCTGCAGAGGGAG ATCCACAAACTGCAGGCAGAGAACCTGCAGCTCCGGCAGCCGCCAGGGCCAGCGCCTACACCCCCACTTCCCAGTGAACGGGCGGAACACACACCCATGGGGCCAGGTGGAAGCACCCATCGCAGGGACCGCCAGGCCTTCTCCATGTACGAGCCAGGCTCTGCCCTGAAGCCCTTCGGAGGTGCACCTGGGGACGAGCTCACCACACGGCTCCAGCCTTTCCACAGCACT GAGCTGGAAGATGATGCCATCTATTCGGTGCATGTCCCTGCTGGCCTTTATCGG ATCCGGAAGGGGGTGTCTGCCTCCTCTGTGCCCTTCACTCCATCCTCCCCATTGCTGTCGTGCTCCCAAGAAGGAAGTCGCCACGCG AGCAAGCTTTCACGCCATGGCAGTGGTGCAGACAGTGACTATGAAAACACACAGAGTGGGGATCCTCTGCTTGG ACTTGAAGGGAAGCGATTCCTAGAGCTGGGTAAGGAAGATGAGCTGCACCCTGAGCTGGAGAGCCTGGACGGAGACCTAGACCCCGggctccccagcactgaggacgTCATCCTAAAGACGGAGCAGGTCACCAAGAACATTCAGGAACTATTGCGGGCCGCCCAGGAGTTCAAACATGACAG CTTTGTGCCCTGTTCAGAAAAGATCCATTTGGCTGTGACTGAGATGGCCTCTCTCTTCCCAAAG AGGCCAGCCCTGGAGCCTGTGCGCAGTTCACTGCGGCTGCTTAATGCCAGCGCCTACAGGCTGCAGAGCGAATGCCGGAAGACAGTGCCTCCAGAGCCTGGCGCCCCTGTGGACTTCCAGCTGCTGACTCAGCAGGTGATCCAATGCGCCTATGACATCGCCAAGGCTGCCAAGCAGCTGGTCACCATCACCACCCGAGAGAAGAAGCAGTGA